DNA from Ananas comosus cultivar F153 linkage group 12, ASM154086v1, whole genome shotgun sequence:
AAACTGAATAGAAATGGAACCTCTCCCTTGACATCATTCTAAATTAATACATGCAAAACAACCAATGGTGAAGTGATTCGACGATCAATAGGAAAATCAGCCAATTCCCCAATTGCCAAACATAATGCGAGCAACCTGTTAATAATAGAATCATTATAGGAGATCTAGATATgccaaagaagagaaaaaaaagttcacCTGTAAGGTcattatttctctcttttcatcataaaaagaaaaactacacTATACAAACCTGAAATGAAACAGTTAATTGTCCATAAGATAATGAaggaaaaaattaatgaaaggCTGTCATTCAGGACAAGTAACTACACTAACTAGAAATGGACATTTATccaaagaatatttttaaaacatatcTCCTAACTAAGATTTGTAAGATAAGAAAACACcatataattaaataagaaaaaaacaaaacataaagTTCCAATTATTATTGGAATCAGCTTTATATGGATCCTATTTCCCCTCTAATTTctgttttgtaatttttgtcgTGTTTTTCTTCACCGTCTCCTCTAATGTCAACTTTATACTGCTCCTTTCTCTCAAAGCACTCGCAATACCCAACAATTTTTTCTCCATCCAAGGAATTTCAAGGACCGACTCATCTTTCCCTTGTAGATTGATGGTTCCTGAGAAAAATTCTTCAAACATTAATGCCGACAAGGATACAGCATGTAAAGTCTAAGGAAAAGTAAGGAGAATCACACTACCACTCTCGATCCAAAAGATATcacagaggaaaaaaaaaaagaaaaaacaagagaCTTACATATATAAACATAGATTAATATAGTCCCCACTCAGAGTAATGAAATTTACTGCTCAATTAGAATATACTGTTTGTAATCCCATGCACCTTTTCTTCGACATTTAAGTGGTTTTTGTTGAATCATGCACTTACCTGTATCCACCCAGTAACATTTTTCAACATATCTGAATCAAATTATGGACCAATATCGACTTGTTCATCAGATTGGTAAAACTCGCATTAAATCTCTATTTCAAATATGTAAATTGCCGCATAAATTGAGTGACAacaagggaaaagaaaaggaagaaaggaaTTAAAGCATATTCATTCAATTTGTTCCATTTATCTTATTTTACTGCTCCAAAATTGATGTTTTACACACAACAATAGAACacaaaaatagaagaaataCATAGAAAAATGGATTAAAATAGTAAAAGAGAAAAGCCCATTCAAATTTGTCCATTTGTGTTATTTCACTGCTGCTTCTAAATTGATAGTGTACACTACAATTAGCACTCAAAGAGGAATCCGAGTAAAGGCGAAAGAGAAACCCTAACCTCACTCCAAAACGACCTTAGCGCCGATAACCTTCATCTTCTCCACGAtcttctccgcctcctcctTCGCCACCCCCTTCTTCAGCACCGCGGGGGCCTTCTCCACGAGCTCCTTCGCCTCCTTGAGCCCTAGATCCGTGAACGTCCTCACCTCCTTGATGATCTTGATCTTCGCCGCGGCGTCGAAGCTCTCGAGCTTCAGATCGAACGCggtcttctcctccttcttctcctccgccgcggcggcgccgcctcctacggcggcggcggcggcggcgggggacaTGCCGGGGGTGAGGATGGCCATGGCGGGCATCTGGTCGACGCCGAGGCGGGCGCGGAGGGCTTCGGTGAGGTCGGCGGCTTCGAGGAGGGTGAGGGAGGAGATCTCGTCGACGAGTGCGGCGACGCGGGGCGAGGGGGGAGGAGgggcgagggaggagaaggaggcgaagggagaggagaggagggaggggctagggtttcggagggagaggaggcggaggaggtgggAGAGAGGGGGCCTCATTAGGGTTTTGGGGAAGTGGGCGGGGAgagaggtttagagagagagagagagagagagaggatgcgATCTCTGTGTCGGCTTCGATACAACATAAACAACCATGTTGCACATTCGGACTCGGAGTCGTCGACGAATACGCTTCGATTTGCCGGTTTTACATAGGCGTCGGGATTACGCTGAAGTCGGCAGCGAGACTGCTGAAGGTGCAGACGTAGGTATATAAGTCGGTGGTGAAGAAGCTACCGGTGCCGATTTTATGGAGAGTGGACAGCAACATACCCTAGGCATCTAGAATTCAGTTGCACAGGATAAAATAAGACTACTATTGATAGAGAAAGGGTTCAGCAGCACAAAGGAGTTGTAAATTACGACAAAAACAGGAGGCTTAAACCCATCTCAACAGGATTATCTTAACCCCGCGCCTCTGAGTTGCTAAATGCAATGTCGATCCCCCTCTAATCTTTATCCAATTTAAACCCACACGCCAAGCGGGCCACCGAGGGCATAAAAAGTGTAAACAGAAGCAGTGTTTATACAGAAGCGCACATAAATGCGCCCCTAAGAAGTTCATCATAGGCTTACATGGCCTTTGTCCTGTATAGAGTATTTACATAGAGCAAAACAGGTAACTAGCAATAAGAAAGAGATGCAGATGGTTCACATTTCTATCACCATGAATAGTAGAAAGCCATAACAGAAAACCTAATCAAAAGTATCATCAGCTGTTCGAGTAAGTCTTATAGCAGCGGCAATCATAACCAGTATACAGAGCGCTACACCACTTCCCTTTGCAAGCACCTTGTCGATAAAACTGTTAAAAGATCCACAGAAAGAATAAGCCCCACACCTCTCTAGCATCTGAAAGCAAAATAAGCTGTTCTCTGCACCGAAGGTCATCTCCATGAACGAAGGCCCTGCGATCTCAAACCATCAGTGTGGTGAATAACCTCAGTCACCTTTTTCTCTGCCAGATTTAAGAGTATTTAAAGAGCTTGAACCAGTTGTAATTTAAGCCTTTTTACTTCGTCTTTCAACTCTCGGCTGTAGCAGAAGCAGATGCACAGTTCTTATAGAAAAAGCTCAAGCTTGTACGAGATACTGCTGCTCCAAACAACGATGCCCTTGttgatttcaaaatatttacCTCAACAAAATCCCCGATTTTAGGGTTTTGCAAGCCATCAGCTTCAAATGAGTGCTTTATAGGGACATTAAGAAAGGAAACCCTATGTCCCCTATCACTTTTGCCGACTAGTTCAGTTTCAGGAGCTCTTTTATTTGGTCCTTCGACTAAAACAAGTTGAACCGTACCGATCTGTGAATCATACCGCTGTCCTGTGCTTTCTCGAAAAGCTTCAATGAGTTCAGTAAGTCTTCTTTGCTTAATACCATCAGGGACATCGTCGACGTAATTTCTATGCGCATGAGTTCTTTCTCTCATACTATAGGCAAACATATATGCCATATCATACCCAACTGCCCTAATGAGAGTTAGGGTGTCGGCATGCTCCTCCTCTGTTTCCCCACAAAAGCCTGCCAAAAAGTAAGAAAAGAATTTATCAGTTAGAGAAACTGAGAATACAACAAAACATGCAGATGTACATCTAAaaatatggagagagagagagagagagagagagagagagagaataatggGATCTAACGTAACAAATTAGATTCATTTAAGGCCGATTATGTGAATTTAGATGAAGTTTGTGTTTAATAGAGTCTAAACTGCATTGGCTCAATTTGACTTGAGTCAATTTGTGACTTAATTGTTGTAAATTTGAAACTTGATTGGTGTTAACTCAGTGGCTTGCCTACACATTGTGATTGATCTCGAGGTTCTTTCTTCAAAAAATCTAATTCCTTACAAAATATACGCAATCAAGAATAGAAAAAGATACAAGAGTTTGTGTATGTGCCAAGAGAAAATAAAGGCGGAATGAAGTGAGGATTCAGAACTTCAAGTTGCTAATGAAAATTTCAGTAAATATAATTTACGGATGATTTTAAATGAGTTTgaagaaattaagaaagaaaaattgaatcTCTAATCAACTTGAGATGCAGAGAAAAGAAGGTAGTAAGGAGTGTCTTTAATCAGCAACAAAGTctgaaaacaaagaaaagaaaatatattagaaatgaAAGAGAATAgatcaaaagaaaatatattagaaatgaAAGAGAATAGGTCATACAAAACAGAAACGAGGAGATCGAAAAATCACATGCCATCTAAGGCTCCGTTTCGGATTGCGTGGAGATTGCATTACATACAGTGGAAAAATATGATGGAAAAATATGATggaaaaatatctcatttatttcCGTACATAATATCATATTGCACATATCAAAAAGAGCCAATTCCTATATATTTGTTGCGGTACCACCACAAAACAGAGAAGCATGTCCTTATACGCTTTTGCAGCCCAATCTCCATTTTGCCTAATGGCGTTAGATGACCCTCAATActaaacaagccctaaatgaCACATAATTAGCTTTCTACTATTGGACATTGCCACAAAACTTGGTGAAAATAGTCGCTTGGCAACAACTGTACAGTTCATAAATCATACTGCAAACAAATTAGTGTTTACAAATGATTAAATTGATAACCTCAAAAAAGTGCTCATATCTTTAAAGCATGATAACTAAGGCCAACAAAAAACCACAAACACATTGTAGAGTAGCTATAATGAATCTAGAATACCGCTGATCAAACTTAATGATATAAGCACTAAAAAATGCACAAGGAACACACAGTAGCAAGACATTAATAGCCAAACAACTATTATAGAAACATAATATTTAGAAAAACTCAAACAAGTCTTACCACATATAAAATCGCTACTTAACCCCACATCTGGAATAATGTCCCGTATTTTCTGCACCAAGTCCAAGTATGCCTCGCGAGTATAACCTCTCCTCATTCTCTCAAGAACTGTTGTGCTCCCTGTCTGAGCTGGCAAATGAATACTTTGGCAGACATTATACCTATCCCGCATTAAATACAGTAAATCATCTGGAAAATCT
Protein-coding regions in this window:
- the LOC109718217 gene encoding uncharacterized protein LOC109718217, translating into MRPPLSHLLRLLSLRNPSPSLLSSPFASFSSLAPPPPSPRVAALVDEISSLTLLEAADLTEALRARLGVDQMPAMAILTPGMSPAAAAAAVGGGAAAAEEKKEEKTAFDLKLESFDAAAKIKIIKEVRTFTDLGLKEAKELVEKAPAVLKKGVAKEEAEKIVEKMKVIGAKVVLE